Part of the Notamacropus eugenii isolate mMacEug1 chromosome 5, mMacEug1.pri_v2, whole genome shotgun sequence genome is shown below.
TCTAAATCAGTTTTGTCACAGTAAGCATCAGGCTAAGGTAAGCCTGTCTTTTGTTATTGGGTTGATTGCTACCAGAAGTTTATCTACTTTCTAATGTCAGCCACGTTTAGCCCTTGTGCCATGGAAAAGACAACTCCTACTACTAGAATTTGAACTCTCTATCTTATGCTGGCATGGAGTACTAATGTAGGCCTGAGTTGCTTCTGCCCTCCTGTGCTAGACAAAAGCACTGTGGGTGCTGCTACTGCTGGAGTCTAATTCTTACCCTCCTATGCTGGAGGACAgatataatacaatacaaaagGCAACAAAGCCAGAGACTCCTCTAGGTCAGTACATGTGTTTTACTTCCCATGTGAAAGTAGCAGCCATTTCTGCTGGGACTGAGGAAATGTCCCTGGGATCTAAGTCTAAAGGGATCCCTCATTAGAAGTAACAGAGAATTACAGTTCAGttagaaggggagaggaagagggaatagAAACTTTTTAAACTAATGCAGCATCCCTGACTGTCCTCAGCTAATTAAATGGGAGGCAATGGGTACATCTGTCCATATCTCTAATTCCATAAATATCTCTAGGCCTCTGAGGAAGATTTTAGGATTGTCATTTCAAATGCCAGTCCTCCTCCATCCCCAATGCTTTgtatcaaaagaataaaaaaagaaaaattcatgtgGCAACTGAGGTTTGTCTCCCAAATTctaagtaaaaaaacaaaactctaatAGTTTCTTCAGCACAATTAAAACAATACTAAAATACAAGGGATCTGCTTTAGTTTGCATTTTCTCACTGTTGAACCTCATATCACTTTCAATGGCTACTTATTTCCATGTACAATTTTAGGACTGCTGGTTCAGCTGTGCAGTTGTTTCCAAAATGTCATTCAAAATCAGAgtgttttatataaatatgactTCCTAAAAGCTAGTTAGGACCTCTGAAGTTTCAGGAGGCTTCTCCTAAATTGGGTAATACCATCCATGGCATAGAAAGGTATCCAAGTCCCAACAAGCACAGAACACAACTAGTTATTTGGAATTAGTCCTCTCAAAGAGGGGAAATCTCTTTCTCCATTCCCTAAACTTCAACCTTTCCGGGCTGTTCTGAACGTAAGCCAAGTACTTTAGAGAATCCCTTAGTACAACATAAGGGTTTAAATTATCAGGCTGCAAGTCATAACGAAGCTAGAGGGCCGAAAACAAAGTTTGCCCAATTATCGTCAAACCTTAGTTCTTAAAGACAGGAATACTCAAATCAGTTTCTCCTTGCTGAATGGCCTCAAGGCAGTTTACTCTCTAATGTGAGTATGAGGTGACACTCACAACAAGCAACCATCATTCCAGAAGCATCAACAAAAACCTATGAAGGCCAGTCAGGGCTTACCTTCCTTTGCACTGCCAACTCACTGAGTTCATTATGTTCCAACCCCCAAAACTAGGACAAATATCCTAGTCTGGTCTTGATTCAATCATGTCCCTTAAGTACTTTAGGTTCAATATGAGTTATCTGCCACAGAAGAATATTTCAATGAAGACAAGCACAGAAGACACCTCAAGATGATTTGGCTGTACAAAGCTGCCTTTCCCAAATTACTCATCAAGACCCATCAGCCAAGCATTAGACTACCTCTGGAGCTCTTCAGGACTGCTTTGTGCTCAGGTAATCAGAATATGATGTCAACAGAATCAACCAAACCTGGAGGAAGGTCttaataccttttaaggaaaaactagactAACTAGTATGGGGGCAGGGATTAGGATACCACTCCTATCATAGAATTGTAGTGACATTCAACTCATCTTCAGATTTAAGGTGCCACACAGTAAATAAAGCTTTACTGaatacaattctcaagatgaaCTTTGGCAAAGACATATTCCTGACACTTGACCAAATACACAAAAGCCTTAAGACATGACTTGATAGATTTTAAAATGTAGTTCGTAGTAAACACTTACTAATTTAGGAAATGTATAATCTATTCCTTTTTCAGCTAATCTCTTTCGgagcttattttctttctttctaaatcgCTTCTccattcttatcttttcttcatGTGTCCGTTCCTTGTTATAGCGTTTTACTGCTGGATAAGAGGGTTGTGAAAATGGAATGTCACAGCCTTTGAAAAGTTCTTCATGTACTTTTTCAGGTGGCACAAAACGACCTACAAAAAACACACAAAAGTTTTCCCCGTCAGAGAGAAAACTGAACATGGTTTTCCTAGTTACTACCACTTTTGAACCTTAATCAAATAAATTACAGTGTAACTGATTAACatgaggaaaaaatgtaaatactGATTTAAGAAATAATATGCTTAACTTCATATATAAAGATAACCAAAATCAGAACCTTTAACTTCTTTATGTACTTAATTCTGAAACTCTAACAGGAAATCTATCTTTATACATTAATTTTATTGCCATTTCCTTACCACCAATCCTTATATCCAGCATTTCTCCACCCCTTAACAATAAAATTCCAGAAATTACAAAAGTAGGCAAATTTCAGATTTCTATGGTTGGTGGAGGCAGAAAGTTTCCCAGAAACTTTTATCTGCCTGTGTGGTACAATACTTCACAAAATCTAGCCATgacaataacaaatatttatatatcaacTATCATATATGTCagaactgtgctaagggctttataaaatctcattttgtcctcacagcatccttggaaagatactggagtggtttgtaatttccttctctagctcattttatagatgaggaaactgaagcaaaaaggattaagtgacttgcccagggtcacggagctagtgtctgaggccagaattgaactcaggaaggtgagtttttcttactccaggcctagaactctatccactgagccacccagctacTCAAATGGGTGTGGGAGTGGGAGATGTCAAATGCAGCATCTCAAGTATGAGGACAGGTGGGTATCCAGTCCACCATAGGTACTCTGGTAGAGTAGTGAAATAAATACACCATAGCAGGTACAGAGAGTCTGTGATGTTTGGATCATTGCAGATTACTGCACCATAagaggacaaaatgagaaaaatacccCCAAAaccagattttatttttaaggtgatGGAGAACAAAGAAAGCAATATTTGTCAGTAATTTCCCACTCTACCTCAACTGGACCCAGCTTCTAAACTCAATTTActtaattttcagttctgaattctcgcTCTCTTCTACCTCCCTCTCCCCTACACAttgagaaaacatgcaaaatgcCTGTTATAAACATGTACAAGTCAAGCAAATTCCTGAAATAgctacatcacacacacacaaaaagctgCAACCTGCAGCCTGGGCCTCTCTGTCTCAAGATGGatacagcatgtttcatcatgaattctttgatACTGTGGCTGGTAccattgtattgatgagagttcctaagtctttcaaagttgtttatctttacaacaCTATTATTGTACAAACCATTATACTAGTTTTGttcacttcacatcagttcatgtaagtctttttttctaaaaccatcccctaatttcttagagcacaagAGCATCTCCTCAAATACATACAGCTACCataacttgtttggccattcctcaactgatgggcatcctcttcaatttccaattctttcccaccatGAAAacagatgctataaatatttttgtacatagggtcctttttctctttctttaatgtCTTTGGGAGTATATAAACCTAGTAGGGTTCCTGCTGTAAGGGACCCAGTTTCTTTACCAAATCACTTTGGAAAATGTGTTAAAACAGCAGCAGCACCATCACCACCTGTTTGCAAACACAGAGGATGCTGAAGAAACATACACTTATGGAGATCACAATCCAGGTGGgcaaagaaaactataaaatcaGAGAATAATTTTAAGGCAACATATATTAACATGCCACTTTTCTAGAGATCAGAGCACAGATTTATAGCTGCAAAGAACTCATGtcaaatccaaccctttcatttcaaaGATAATGAAAACTAGGGCCCAGAGatactgacttgcccaaagtcacaaagatagCAAATAGAAGAGcagagatttggactcaggtcttccaactccaCATCTAGGGTTCTTTCTAGTACACAAAACTGCATCTTTTTTCAATGGAAAGAGCTGACCTACTGCTCACTTagaaaaattctgctttctagaCAACCACTGTTAATTATAGCAATATTTTAGTGAGACTTCTTTCAAATTCAATTATGAAAAAGTTTCTGTATGACGTAAGCTTGTTATATGGAATATTCATCTTGTAGAATGTTCTCCTATGCTGATGAAGAACTGAAGAATCACTGtataatcaagtaaaagaaggaaaatagctGTGCACTGGATAATAATTTGAATATATGCTTCTCGCTGGCTCATACTCTGTCCTCCCCTCCAAGGGACAGCCATCAAGTTAAgtgttttgctttaaaaatgagGGCAGCTCAGTAAgttttttatgaaattatcttAACAGTTCATTGCTCTTCTAGCATTACATAAACTATAAAATCTGACAGGTACTACTTtgaactggaaactgagaaatACACATAAATCTCACCAATTATGAGTTCTCTTAAGTGGTGAGTAGCTTGTTCCCCATACACATAAGTTCACCATATACATAAATGAGAGGACTCATTTGTAAGTTTAAATGTTAgataaaagggaagaagagaagactgcCCAACCGAAACAATATTATAATCATGTCACAAGTCTGACAGGAAAATATCTTCTAAACAGAGGTACTTACACTTCAATAGCCTTTCGCAAAAAAGGTAGTTGTTCATTGTATCAGCAACAATCTTAGCAACATCATCAGATTCAAACTCCAGAAATCCATAGCCCTTACTATTTCCAGTCTGCAAAAGAAAGTCCATCAATAGAAGGCACAGTGTGAaaattttaataaacaaaaaaattcaaagattTCACTAATTTAAGTCACCTAAATTACTCATTAAATGTGCCAGAATGAAATTATCTAACTTAATACTTCATTCACACAATCAAGAATGGCTagtgatttaaaaattaaaaaaatttttttttaaaaaggttaattTAGTTGTGATACAAATATGTAGCAGCCATTTACATATCTACTCTTTTCCCTCTAAGTTTTCAGGACACTGCTCTCCCTTGGTTCACCTTTCTGTATGACCAAtattccttttcagtttcctttactggTACTTCATCTGGGTTGTATCCTTCCAACCAGGGGTGTCCCCCAAGATGCattcctggaccctcttctcttatccttcTACTGTTTtcacttggtcatctcatcaCCTCCCAAAGATCCCTTATCATctctgcagatgattctcagatctacttatccagtccTAACCTATCTCTAGATCTTTAAtctcatattcccaaatctccaAATATTAAGTACATCAAAATGGATGTTTCCTAGACATCttaatttctcttccattagCTAATGGGCTCCTAGAGAGTCTTTCTTCTAATTCTTGGTgcttacttagcatagtgtctgacacagagTAAGGCAGTTAATACTTACTGACTCGACTAGGTGATTTTTACTATCACTAGAATCCAGGACTTTGGTTGTAATGAACATGATATTTTCATTCAGAAAATGGCAGTATTATAGCTCACTAGTGGTGTCATAAATGGAGTATGTTACTGTATTTATATACTGTTATACTACCTAAATCAGGAGATTAGGGATTAATGGGCCTAGGAATTGGAAGTCAGAAGTGTAGTCATGTGCAATGTAAAAGAAGATACTTCTATAACTGCTTGGAAGAAGTGAAGAGGCACCGAAAATGATGGTGCGGAAACTGTCACTGAAATTTCTCCAGTTTCTGGAGAGTAGGATGGGTTCAGTTGTAAAAGCCACTGGCAGTAGGAAATCTactttaaaatcatataagaggcaaattggcaaaaatgacaaaaaattgaCAATAGCCAATGTTGGAAGAGTGGTGGAAGGACAGAcatactaatacattgttggtggcaCTGCGAAAAGGCATGACCCTTTTGGGAACAAcatggaattatgtaaataaagtgattaaaatgtccatatcctttgaaccagATTCCACTAGTGGGTTGCCGCAAGTCATCAATAAGAACAAAGTCCTGATTcactccaagtattttatagcagcactttttatgatagctaagaactagaaacaaagaagaTGTCAATCAGTTGGGAATAGCTAAACAATTTGTGGCACATTAATGTAACGGAGTATTAATgtactgaaagaaatgatgagtgtaatgaataaaaagaaacatggaaTTATCTATACGAAtggtaaacagaaccaagaaagcaaCATATATATACTAACTACAACAACGTAAACAGACAGAACTACACACCAAAACCcagaaaaatgtaacaaaattattataaaaCCAAGCAGAACTCAAATGCAGAGATTTGAGAAGACAGTCTCCAACCTACCCCTTTGTGGATGTAGGAGGTTCGAGAATGTTACATAGTACACATTTttggagttttttaaaaaaaagtatcaattagttgtggggatttttttcctccccagcTATTTACATGAATTGGCTCTTGGAGGAAAAAGACAGATTACTGAGATTAATTATGAcgtaagaaatagaaaatatcaataaaaacttataaaaaatcaaatcaaatcatagAAGAACTAGAAGAGACAAGTAGAGACAGGGAAGGAATGTGTATGCTTGATCTCAGCCCACTCTTGTGTCTGTGGGAGGATGTCTAGAAGATATCATTTGAGGTTAGAGAATCTTACATTTTAAGAGTTAGAAGATCTCTGTCGCTATGGAACCAAGTAAATTGGTTTTTCTGCCAACTTTTAACCATTACTTCTAGTTCTATACCCTTGGGGCataatagcccttcaaatactgaaAGACAGGTAGTATTATCCTGGCCAACCTAACGCCATCAAAATTATGTTGTTTTGCTAGTGAGCCCACACAAAGCTAAGAAATGAGATTCAGTCTAGTGActtttttcatcatctttaagTGTGAGTTGGTAAATTTTTAAGTTGTGTGCCAAAATTCCTAACTCATTTCCTTGGCAGAAAGGCATTACTCTTACTAGTAGTAAGGGGGAAAAGTTTGGGGGCGGCAACTTCAACTGGTCTAAAATGTTAACAGTGATCAACCTGAATATTGTTGCTGttccttcagtcatgtccaactctctgcgactccatttggggttttttttggcaaaagatactcactttacagatgaggaaactgaggcaaacaggattaagtgacttgcccagggacacacacaactaacaagtgtctgaggccagactgaacCCAGGAAGTGGAGGATTCCTGACTTTAGgcatatccactgcaccactttgcTGCCCCCAAGCTGAATATAATCTTTGGCATAATAAtacagatctaaccatgtcattgCCCTGTTCAAGAACCTTCAGAGTTGCTCTACTGCTTCTAGGATAAACTACAAATGCCTTCACCTAGCACTTCAAACCCCACAATCTTGCTCCACCTCTATCACTCCAGATTTCACAGTATTCCCCTTAAAACTTCCACATTCTAATCCAAATGCTCTACTTGCTGTTCCCTGAACTTGCCCTTCATCATCTGTCTCCGAGCACCTGCACAAGAGCTTCTTTGAAGCCCAACTAAGGCATTACTTCAGTTAGTAAGCATTCTGGATTCCTTTAAAGgcagagcatttttcatctttggtCTTTGTTAACCCATCACCAAGTATAACACTTACAAtagtgcccctcccccccaatataCTTCcttaatttttgttgaatagaaagggaactgactCCTTAACATGATAAAGATGTCTTTTGGGACTATTTAATTCCATTACCTAAAAACTACAGCAATGTCACAGATCCACACGCTGTACATAGTATATACTAAGAAATGACCTGCTTGGATGCTTTCTAAATGTTAATGAAAATTTAAAGGTATAACAATGACTGAGGGGTCTTTTTCTGACCCAACTTTTAATGAAGGGTGGAAAGGGAATAGTGGTAGTATAGAAGGTGTGCAGGGTCTGAAAAACAATTCAGATTCACCCTGTAGTAAAATTTCCAATGGTCATTTTTCATTctcaaaggagaagttaagttTATGCATCATGGTTTTCCCCTTGTAATCATATTTTCTCTAGGAATATGATAGGTGAAATAATCCAACTTAGCTGGACTTAACTTTATGGAAGTTACTTAATACTACACAAGCAGATTACAGAAAGACAACATATTCAATACTCCTGACACCCCAAAACAAATAGATATGGAATCATAATGTACTAAATGAAATTTAGGATGATTATGCTTCCAATAAATTCCTGATTTCCAATTATTCTATATAAGTTTGGACAACGGAAAGTGGCTGGGAAAAGCATATAAAAAAGGAACAAGAAATAGGTGACAGTATTAAgtcttataggaaaaaaaataaaaaaataaacttcttttCCACAAAACAGGCTAAACTAagaatagagtgctagacttggaatcaaatcctgccttagacaagtattactagttgtgtgaagctgggcaagtaatttaacctcttcaGGCCTCAGTCCCTTtcccctaaggtccctttccaagttgaaacctatgatcctatgaactacAATATCTTTACCTTTTTACTTCGAGAGAGCCTGAGTCTTTTGACAGTTCCAAACTGAGTGAAGTATTCCTTGAGTTGAGGTTCATAAAGTCCTCTGGGAAGGTGGCCCAAATACACCACTCCAGGAGTCAGTTTCTCTGGCtgaaaaatggggggaaaaaagttcacatcatttctcattctcatttaaCCTAAGAAAAGTTTTCCCTAAATCTAACTAATCCaactctcatctttaaaatagggctGAGATGCCCTTTTAGGccaccttccagttctaagtccaTGATGCCATACCTGTAATTAATTCTAAAAATACCCCCAAAATCACTtaccatgtacatatataacctttcCTTACAACAGCTAATCTCCATCTTTCACATATTTATTCTTCATTGTGATTAGAAGTCTTTGAAATATGACCATCCAAGGCAATGGAGTTGTTTCAGATAGAAAGAAGGTGGGCATGTCTTTCAGTACCCAAAAGTAACTCTTACAATTAAAAAACATGGCCCTGAAGTACTTCCAAAACTACTTGGGCAGGGGAGAGAGCAAGAATATCACAATTTCTGTActgtttctcccctttcccctcataTTTAATGCTCTTACCTCGGACGAAAAGGAAGAAGAGTATATATTGTCATGGGAGGTGGTGACAAGAAGAGAGTCTAGGACGGTGGGGAATCTGCCCAaggtccaaggtcacatgtggccctctaggtcctcaagttctgccctttgactgattccaaacttcacagaacaaatgcccttaataaaaggatctgttctgtaaaacttggactcagtcaaaaggcctcacccgaggacctagagagtcacgtGTGGCCTcgagttccccacccctggtctaagatgtatttttcctttctttactaTTCTCTCTTCCCAAGTATtcttattttctgtctcttccctaTACTCCAAGCCTCTGAGGACCTGGTGCTTTTCTGACCTGACAACCCAAATCTCGGATTCGctccgaggtcccttccagctttaattcTACCGTGGCATTCCCCCTCCCTGACCCAGCTCGTCTGCCATGGCCTCCATGCAACGTGCCCTCCTACTACAACTTGTCTTCTCAGAGACGGGTCACAAACGGCGGGCCCCCTAAGGGCCAAGCCCCCCCACTTAGTCCCCTGGAAAGCTCCTAACAAACGTCACGTCGAGCCCCTCACCTACGGAGGCGCAGGAAACCTGAATGGTCATCAAGACGGCAGGGGGGACAGGAGTAGGAAAATAAAACGGCGCGCTCTCGGGCCGAGACTGGCAGGAACACCCGGCAGGAGGTTAGGGGTGGCACTCAGGTGGCAAAGGCGCGCGTGCCCGTCTCGTCATAAACCCCCCCGGGCACGCGCCGGACCCCGACGGACGCGCGCGGCTCGAGtctcccccgccccccccaccccGCTGCCGTTAACGCACGGCGCGCACGTGCAAGCGGCCGCAGCCACCGGTCCTCAACGGCCGCTCACCTTATTAGCCCCGCGTTTGCGGACACTCGCCACCCGCTTCTGAAACTCGTTCTGCAGCTTCGGGTCCAGCGACAGAAGCTCTTTGGGAACTGCGTTCGCCGTCTTCGAGCCCGAGGCTGTAACCGTCGGCGTCGCCTCAGCTACATCAGGGGACCAAGGCTCCGCCATCGCGTCCTCCCTCGGGGAACGCTACGCAGCAGGCGCACGAGCGGAAGTGCGTCACTCCTCGGAGTACGCGAGCGGAAGATTGGGCGGggcgagggagggagagaggcc
Proteins encoded:
- the NIFK gene encoding MKI67 FHA domain-interacting nucleolar phosphoprotein, whose protein sequence is MAEPWSPDVAEATPTVTASGSKTANAVPKELLSLDPKLQNEFQKRVASVRKRGANKPEKLTPGVVYLGHLPRGLYEPQLKEYFTQFGTVKRLRLSRSKKTGNSKGYGFLEFESDDVAKIVADTMNNYLFCERLLKCRFVPPEKVHEELFKGCDIPFSQPSYPAVKRYNKERTHEEKIRMEKRFRKKENKLRKRLAEKGIDYTFPKLVLRNRRKKKVAGTTLQKSVDNEDLPKREKMSVSDTAFDSVDSQGPTPICSPTFLERRKAQAAEMNDDEDNEIILKLPPIVNKKVTPLTQTPPSSRRKKAKNNKGLS